The window ATTATTGTCCATCAGTGTTTCAATGTTCTGTTCAGCATGTGATAGCTTTCTCTGAATAAAGTTCTGCATTCAAGGATATTCAAGATAGCTGAATTGTTAAACAATTATGTAAGAGGGCATTCAGCAGAGGCAAAGTGCATTCACTGCAATTGTGGTGTAACTACAACTACAACTAGCAAGCTGCCATAGGTTATCAAGTAAAGGGTGGGTTCCCATGTAAACTATTTAGAATTAAGGGTTTTTTGTTATAAACAAGAGGATAATCTCATCAAAAACCTGTCAAATCACTGCTGGAGACTGTAATAGTGCTATAAGCAGTTCACATTTGTGTAGCTTGAAGGCTGAATACATGATTTAAAACAGATTATACTATATactaaaatgttgttgtttttataatttcagatacagaccttttctgtttcacCACAAAATCCAGGTAAATACTCTATTTGTGGCTTTGGCATGGTTCTCTAATTACTGACATGCTAATCAGCCGAGCAGTTATTGCAGTTATTAGCCGAGTCATTGATTGTAATGGAATTTACCCATGCAGTTGTAAACAAAGGGAATGTAATGGGATTATATTAATCATATCTCATAATTTGCATTCTACCTATTTAAACATTGTGATACCACCAGTACATGCAGACGATTAGATTTATCATCCTAAAAGCTTGATGTAAAATATATTGTGTCAGAAAGGTAAGGATTTATATTAGTGCCAAAATGAATCCATAATTAATAAATAGCAAATGTTCGCTGGTTCCATCTTCTCAAACTGTGAgactttgctgcttttcttgtactttgatactttaagtacatttgctGATAAAACTGTTACTTAAATATACATGTTACAAAGTACTTTAAGATTGAATTATTGCTTTTACTTAAGGAAAAGTTCTGAATACTTCCCACCactaataattaatatgaagTAAGataagcagtggtggaatgtcaCTAAgttcatttactcaagtactgtacttacaaTGCTGAGGTGCTTGTCCTTTACGTTACTTACTTTGTtgtatacagtaaaataaactACCCAACTGTTTGAAGTAGTTTTAGAATTAGTGAACTATGACCAATTACAGCATCATGTTGCTCATATGTTAATGGTTTCGTAATAATTGTAACAGACTCAAGTATGCCTGTATAATGGTACATGTTGCTGTTTATACTTCTGTAATTTGTACAAttttgacttttacttgtactgtACTGGACTatgttgatattgtgatattgcCATTGATGTCATGGGCCGTGTGGCGTGTGTCTCCCGACCAGCACGGGGCGCTGTGGGATGTTGAAACGGACCCCGGGAAACGGTTGTGGTGTCCGGAAGAAGGACCAGCACGGTGGACGTATTTTTCACTTTATGCTTTGCTTTTATTAATGATTTGGTATAATATCGTAATATTATTCACCACCTATTAAAGCCTTCACGCTGCATTGAGCTGCACCTTCAGATAATAGCGGCTGCTTTCGAGCCGTTACACcgctgtctgtccgtctgtctgcaCACGTCGTGACTTGTGACCTAGTTTGGTTTGGTGAGTTTTCGTCTCCTCCTACTCAATTATTGCTTAATACTATTCTCAATACTCATTCTTTCTTCGGTAGCTGTGTGCTGTATTGATACATATCCAGCCACTGTCCCCCTCACATTGTAGAAGACGGGACGGCTGCGTCTCACACTGCCCCGTTTATGTAGCAAAATTACGACGGTTGACACATTTATGCTGACTGGGTAGTAGTTTGTAGGCACATTGGGAGTTAGCAATGATATTACTGCAGTTTGtggtagtattttttttttttaattggcagggacgggctcagaaaataaaccACCCACTGTGATACACACATAGCACACGGGCCCCATGGTGGCCCCCCGTGGGGCCCAGCCAATAACGTCATGCTAAACCAATAATCTCTTACAAATCAGTGTTCCTATTTGTTAGCCAAGTATTCTCAGTCAACATTTTTGGCTTCATGGAGTGAGGTCTtaatcacacaaaacacacacacacacacacacacactctcacacacacacacacacacacacacacaccccaacagaCAActaagcagtggtggaaagtacatttacttaagtaacgttacaattttgaggtatttAGATTTTCAGctaatactcaagtaaagtacacgTAACGTTACCTTGAAGTTGTACGTAAGTACTAAGTTACTTTACACCACTGACATTTgaaatacagaatgccaaaggcAAATTTGAACATGGTTTTGATTCTGTAATCAAATATTTCTCACTCGTTTGAGATGTAGGAGCTTTGTTTATTGATAATGAAATCATAATGTTATTAATGATGTCGATTAATGGAGTTAAAGTGCAGTTTATAACGGTGGTTCCAAAACATTTGCCCACTTAAAAAGCAGTAACAAAAGCAGCTAAACCTTTTCTCTAAATGTTCTTTAGACAAAAGAGATGCAAAGCTCTTTTGCTATGTAAACTCAAGCGCAAGATAGGTTTCTTAATATTTTAGATTTGATTGAAATCtttgcatgtaaaaaaacagcaattagTGATTAATTGTATGACGTATGTTTAACATACAGTAACTTAAATGGGGGAAACCATAGTTGAAGGGGAATTCCTACCTGTTCTGTATACTAAATTAAGTGGAGCCgggaaaaagtaatagtaaccGTTTTACCATAAACTGAATATTGTTACCTTCAAGAAGGCAGAATTTATTGCAGAAATGATGTATCAGACTGCATtccatttttatctttttattatacttttagTATAATTTTCCTATGTGTATTTGTATTCTGAtgtgtatgattttttttgttgaactgcTGTAACGAGGAAATGTACAGAAAGTGGGATTTATAAAGTCtatcttattttatcttatgttATTAGTTTTAGCTAGATGGACCTAATAAACTAGGGACTGAGTGTATATTTCAGTGCACATACAAAGGAACTGAACCTGAAACTAacttgtgttttgtgcttttacAGGTTTTGTAGACTGACCTGAGTGGGATGAAACATCAGGAGCCTGAACACAGACCAAAGTGGGTGACAtcttattttaaaaagcaactctgaagaagaaaaacaaccgCACACTGAACATTAACAATGGCTGAAGTTACTGTAGAAGTAGATGAGGAGACAACAAAACAGGACTTGGAACCACTCCCAGAGCCACTACTGATAATCATGTCCCCACCTCCACCGTACTTACCTGTCCCTGGTGAACCCACCATGGTTTGGCATAAGTGGCTAAAAGCTTTTGAACACTACGTTGAAGCGCTCGGTGAAAACGAGCTCGTCGACTCCACTAAGTGTATGCTCCTACAGAACTGCCTCGGTGTTGAGGGCCAGCGTATCTTCACAACACTAATCCAGAGTAAAACCACTTACGCAGCGGCCATCCCAGCTCTGACGGACTACTTCAACTCTGATCCCACCTCTCAGATGTACCGCCTTAAATTTCATCAGAGGGCCCAGATGCCTGGAGAGACTGTAGCTCTGTTCGTGTCTGCGTTAGAGGAACTGCTGGAGCCTTGCAGCTATGGAAACCTTCAAGACAAACTTATCCTGGATCAGCTGATTGAGAACACTAGCTACCCACAACTCAAAGAGAGGCTGCTGTTGGAGAGGGAAACTCTGTCCTTGGACAAGGCATTGGCGATCGGGAAAGAGCTTGAATCTGCTTTAGATGAATCTGAACTGTTTGGTTTTCATGaggtcagtgtggacatcggAGACGATTTGGACCCTCCTGTTCAAACAAAGCGCAAAAGAGGGCGACCTCGGCGTGGGGAGATAAGGCCGAAAATTAAAGCAAAATCACGCTTGACTAAAATCCAAACAAGATCATCTAGATGCAAAGATAACTACTATTACAGCAACGACAAGCTATGTTATAGTGAAAAGGAAGAAGATGTGTCTAAGAGTGCTGATGAGACTGATCGGGCTTGGGATGAACGCAGCGTCAAAGAAGGTATTGATAACGGAACTGTGTTATCATCGTCACAGACGATGAAAGAGGAAGACTGTGACAAAGCTAGTGATGGTGTCGaagatggtgatgatgaagacTTTGTCCTTCCACCGTCTAAACTAAGAGGCCCCTACTGTCCCATCTGTACGAACAGGCGCTTCAGAGACGCAAACAAGCTCGCCAGACACATGAGGATGCACACAAAGGAGAAACCGTTCAGCTGCCCCGTCTGCACTTTAACCTTTAGCCAGTCCTACCACATGACCCGACACATGAGGAACCAGCACGGTGCCGGCCAACACATCTGCGCCACATGTGGGATCAGTTTAGAGAGCTTAGCCAAGCTGCAAAGTCACAAGAGGACGCACGCGCCAATAGTTCTGTCGTGTCCCAAATGTCATGAGGAATTCACTAACAATGATGTGTTTTGTAGTCATGTTATGTCACACAGCAAAGACCAGTCCACCAAGCTAGAGGGACAGAGTTCTCAGCAAAGTGATGGAGTGAAAAACCAAGAAATAATCAAATCGTGTAACCAGGATAATCATGAGAGTGACTATAGCAATGATAATGTTTCTGAGAATTTTGCAGACTCTGATGGTGATTCTCAGGATAAAGAATCTGAAGTTAATGTTAAGGTTGAAGATAAGGACACTGATGAAGATAAATCTCAAGATGGAGGCAGTCGGGGGAAAAAAGTTGCttctaagacaaaaaaaagaggccaTTTCTGTCCTATCTGTATTGATAGGCGCTTCAGAGGGTCAAACAAACTCGCCAGACACATGAGGACGCACACAAAGGAGAAACCGTTCAGCTGCCCGGTCTGCGCTAAGACCTTCAGCCAGTCCTACCACATGACCCGACATGTGAGGAAGCAGCACGACTTGGGCAAGTACATCTGCTCCACATGTGGGAAAAGTTTAGGAAGCTGGCTGGAACTGAAAGCTCACAAGAAGACTCATGCTGTTGAAGGCCTGACATGTCTCGCATGTGACAAACAGTTCAAGGAGAAGGCTGCACTTGTGAGTCACCTGAAATTACACAAGAAGGTCCAGTCCAGCCCTCGAAGCCTCGCCTGCGGCGATTGCGGCAAAGTATTTGGTCGGTTATATCATTTGAAAAGGCACATAGTGACCCATCGCAAAGCAACAAACGGAGAGTGTTACACTTGCCCTGATTGTCAGAAGGATTTTGCCTTCCCAGAAGACCTCAACAAACACCTGGAGGTCCATGTGAAAGAAAACAGTGGGACTTGTCCGAAATGTGACGAAACCTTCAGTAGTCCAGAAGAACTGGAGACTCACATGGGAGTTCATGAAAAGTCTTACGCCTGCAGCATCTGTGAGAAGAAGTTTAAGGTTGAATATGCGCTGAAGAAGCATGAACAAGGCCACCAAGATGAACAGTATTATTGTTCTCTGTGCTGCAAACGCTTCATTAAGCTGTCTCACTACAAGAGGCACATAATGGTCCATGAAAGACGGGAATCCAGATGTCCACACTGTGACAGCGTCTTTCTACAGTTAACAGCTTTGAAGTATCACCTGCGGACGCATACAGAAGAAAGGCCATACCAGTGCACGTGTTGTATCGAGACCTTCGAGGAGAAGGAAGATCTAGAGCAACACTGCCTCAAACACCGGAAATTCAAGAGGGAGAGGCCGTACTCGTGCACTCGGTGTGATTCTGCTTTCTCTAGACTAATTGAGCTGACCGACCACATGAGTGTACACGATGGAGAGCAGCCGATGAACTGCCCCATCTGCGGCAGGACTTTCCTGAATAAGAACAAGATGGAGAAGCACCTGAGCATCCACACGGGGGAGAGACCTCACCTCTGCTCCATCTGCGGCAACGGCTTCCCCTCGGCCGCCAGCCTCAAGTtacacatccacatccacaccGGAGAAAAACCTTTCCAGTGTTCGCAGTGCAGCAAGAGCTTCAGGTCGTCCAGCGGGCTGCGGCTGCACAGCAGGCAGCACATGGAGGTGAGGCCCAGCTACGAATGTCCTGAGTGTGGCAGGACTTACGGTCGCATGACGGAGCTGAAGATGCACCAGCGCTATCACACGGGGGATAAACCGTACGCATGCACCTGCTGCAACAAACGCTTTATTAGCAAAGACAAACTGAACGTACACATGAGGATACACACAGGGGAGAGGCCGTACTCCTGCCCCCACTGTGGACAGACATTCACACAGACTGgggacagaaacagacacatcaGTAAATACCACTCATTAGATACTGTAGTTACAGAGCTGCAGTGAAGCTTCGGTTGTTGCTTTCAAATGGTTGTGCCAGTGGTTTCGCATGTTTGCAGGGGTTGGTAGAAGTAAGGATCGTTTTAACAACGATCAACGTTACTTGTTCAACAATAAGAAACCAAAATACACTGTGCACAATTATTAGGCAAGTGAGTATTTATGAGCTTATCGTCATTTTCATGCATATTTTCCGATTCCAAGCTATAGAAACTTAAATGCTAATTTGATTTAAACATTATCAGgtgatgtgtatttatttaatgaGGGAGGGTGTGGCCTAAAGTGATCAACACCCTATATCAAGGTGTGCATAATTATTAGGCAGCTTCTTTACCTCAGACAAAATGGGCCAAAAAAGAGATTTAACAGACTCAGAAAAgtcaaaaattgtaaaaatgccTTTCAGAGGGATGCAGCACTCTTNNNNNNNNNNAAAGATATTGAGGCGTGATCACCGAACAATCAAATGTCAAACAGAGTCGCAAGAAACGTGTGGAGAGAAAAAGACGCATATTAAATACCAGAGACTTGAGAAGAATTAAACGTGAAGTTACCAGGAACCCATCATCCTCCAGTGCCGCCATATTCCAGAAATGCAGCCGACCTGGAGTGTCCAGAAGTACAAGGTGTTCAGTGCTCAGAGANNNNNNNNNNGGCCCAGGTAAGAAAGGCTGAAACACGACCACCACTTAACAAGACTCACAAGTTGAAACGTCAAGACTGGGCCAAGAAATATCGGAAGACAgatttttcaaaggttttatggACTGAGGAAATGAGAGTGACTCTTGGTGGACCAGATGGATGGGCCCGTGGCTGGATCTCTAAAGGGCACAGAGCTCCACCTCGAGTCAGACTCCAGAAAGGGGGAGGCGGGGTGCTGGTACGGGCTGCTATTATTAAGGAAGAGCTAGTTGGACCTTTTCGGGTTGAAGATAGACTTAAAATCAACTCCTAAAGCTACTGCCAGTTTTTTGAAGATACTTTCTTCAAGCAATGGTACAGAAAAAAGTCTATGTCCTTCAAGAAGGCCATGATATATAAGCGGGACAATGCTCCATCAAATGCATCCAAGTATATGACTGCATGGCTAGCCAGCAAAGGCCTTAAAGATGACAGAATAATGACATGGCCCCCTTCACCTGACCTCAACCCCATTGAGAACTTGTGGGCCCTTCTTAAATGTGAGATTCTTTGAACAGCTTTTGGGAGGCTGTGGTTGCTGCTGCACAAAAAGTTGATCATCAACAGATCAAGAAACTAACAGATCCCATGGATGGAAGGCTCATGACAGTTATTGAAAAG of the Etheostoma spectabile isolate EspeVRDwgs_2016 chromosome 2, UIUC_Espe_1.0, whole genome shotgun sequence genome contains:
- the LOC116705816 gene encoding zinc finger protein 665, translating into MAEVTVEVDEETTKQDLEPLPEPLLIIMSPPPPYLPVPGEPTMVWHKWLKAFEHYVEALGENELVDSTKCMLLQNCLGVEGQRIFTTLIQSKTTYAAAIPALTDYFNSDPTSQMYRLKFHQRAQMPGETVALFVSALEELLEPCSYGNLQDKLILDQLIENTSYPQLKERLLLERETLSLDKALAIGKELESALDESELFGFHEVSVDIGDDLDPPVQTKRKRGRPRRGEIRPKIKAKSRLTKIQTRSSRCKDNYYYSNDKLCYSEKEEDVSKSADETDRAWDERSVKEGIDNGTVLSSSQTMKEEDCDKASDGVEDGDDEDFVLPPSKLRGPYCPICTNRRFRDANKLARHMRMHTKEKPFSCPVCTLTFSQSYHMTRHMRNQHGAGQHICATCGISLESLAKLQSHKRTHAPIVLSCPKCHEEFTNNDVFCSHVMSHSKDQSTKLEGQSSQQSDGVKNQEIIKSCNQDNHESDYSNDNVSENFADSDGDSQDKESEVNVKVEDKDTDEDKSQDGGSRGKKVASKTKKRGHFCPICIDRRFRGSNKLARHMRTHTKEKPFSCPVCAKTFSQSYHMTRHVRKQHDLGKYICSTCGKSLGSWLELKAHKKTHAVEGLTCLACDKQFKEKAALVSHLKLHKKVQSSPRSLACGDCGKVFGRLYHLKRHIVTHRKATNGECYTCPDCQKDFAFPEDLNKHLEVHVKENSGTCPKCDETFSSPEELETHMGVHEKSYACSICEKKFKVEYALKKHEQGHQDEQYYCSLCCKRFIKLSHYKRHIMVHERRESRCPHCDSVFLQLTALKYHLRTHTEERPYQCTCCIETFEEKEDLEQHCLKHRKFKRERPYSCTRCDSAFSRLIELTDHMSVHDGEQPMNCPICGRTFLNKNKMEKHLSIHTGERPHLCSICGNGFPSAASLKLHIHIHTGEKPFQCSQCSKSFRSSSGLRLHSRQHMEVRPSYECPECGRTYGRMTELKMHQRYHTGDKPYACTCCNKRFISKDKLNVHMRIHTGERPYSCPHCGQTFTQTGDRNRHISKYHSLDTVVTELQ